Within Eggerthella sp. YY7918, the genomic segment CAAGCAGCCCACAACTCCACACGACAGATCCCACAACGATGGTAAGCACGCGCAACGCGCTCAGTAAGCTTAACGGGCCAAGCCCGAGATTCACATTTCGGCACCTTGCAACGCTTTTTGCTACAACCGCTCCTTGCAGACACACGACAAGCACCATAAAGGCACAGCACGCAGCCTCAATCGCAACCAAAACAATCCGTACATCAAACGAAAGAGGCAATGCCAAGCTGGCAAAAAGCCCCTCTATACAAATGCCGCTCAACAGGGCAATGACCGCAAACTCTATCGAAAACGAAAAGCTATTCCAGGTGGGTACCGTACGCATACGGTACGCCAAGCATTGAAATAAAACGAAGAGCGCGGCAAAAACCGTTACAAACATGAGGAGCATCTTGCATATATCACCTGCCAAAAAAAGAATCTGCGACAGCAAAAGATAAAGAACCGCCGAAAGCGCAAACAAGAAGGCCATGAATACCTCGTTGGATACGGTGGAATTTCCCAACCGCATGAATGCGCGCAGCGCTCTTAATGGCTTACCCAGATGTAGCGTCGAGCAAACTAGCGAAATAACAAGCAACACGCAGAGCACCGCACCGTACAACCCGGAAG encodes:
- a CDS encoding DmsC/YnfH family molybdoenzyme membrane anchor subunit; protein product: MSSIKSEWPLVVFTTCAPLCAGAWIVAAFFAIFELSPQADALTSGLYGAVLCVLLVISLVCSTLHLGKPLRALRAFMRLGNSTVSNEVFMAFLFALSAVLYLLLSQILFLAGDICKMLLMFVTVFAALFVLFQCLAYRMRTVPTWNSFSFSIEFAVIALLSGICIEGLFASLALPLSFDVRIVLVAIEAACCAFMVLVVCLQGAVVAKSVARCRNVNLGLGPLSLLSALRVLTIVVGSVVWSCGLLAYEPMVALMAIGAILILCGIVIGRYAFYRFYMNVGLPRV